The DNA region CTCTGATGGGATTTGAAAGAAAAAGTTGAACTAATTTTGCGAAAAATAGGTTGCTAACACGGATGTAAAGATCATTTGAAAATGGTAATGGATTTAATGGGGCGAAAGAAAAGTAGGCAACCACCTGTTTGCTTTTTAGGAAATTGATATTTAACCCACATTGCGTTAATTACAAATgcatgtatttatttatgataaTAAAGAGTTTAAGTATCAAATGGATCTCGTCATCACTCATGTCATAAATATAAGCCGAAGTTAGTTTGTCTTCTATGAAGGACGCTCCTTTAATTATTAGATAATACCCATCTTAATTGTGGGATTTTCTTGATGTGGGAAGTGGGATCAACTGGCTTCCCTGAGACGGTtgaaaaactctttgaatTCCCATTCGAAGTCCCAATTCGTTTCGACTGAACAACTAACGGGGAGAAATGACTGACAAGTGTACGGCAGAAAATTTCCATAGATATCTGCCCGCAGTCGAGGTGATCTGCTGGTGTGAAATTCCTAACTCGCCACTCTTGTGGCCACTTCTTGCCGCATCAATCAGCGGCGGCAGCTTAAATGCTGCATCATGACAAAACCATTACACTTGACCAGGCTCAAAGAGTGGATAGTCGGCAGATGCTCAGATGACTGGGCTTCTTGGCCGTGATTGATTGATTGGCAGCGTGAGGTGAACTTGGGCAACCCGGCTGATGCTTTTGTCTAAAAGCCGTTTAGAATAACACCACAACGAGCCGGGACGGGACCCACAGCCAAAGACCCGGCTATTGGAATCCCAGGTCCAGGCGGCCAGCAGCGAGAAATTATGCATTGTATTGGTAGATAAACCCAAAATGAAGAAAACAGAAATAATGTTTAATCTGTGCAATGCACCCTCACCTGGCATCATTTTAAACATTATCACCTACACTTGGGAAAAGTTTTAAGAAATTTCCATTTCACTTATTGGTTTCGTAaccataaatttaaatagtcCAGATTCCTTTAGTAgtactaaaattaaaattttaaattttataatctCTCTTTTTAATGAATCATACGTTTTAAAATCCTACTGGTCGTTGTATCAAGTTTGTTGCTTAAGTCtttcgttttcatttttaaataccaATATGTCAATACCAATAATATGCTATAAAGGTATCTATTATACGCTTTTTATACTAAGGGATCTAAGAATGTTGTTTaatatgtaaaaatttaaaaacctaCTTACCTTTGTAAGGTTTGTTGCTtaagtcttttgtttttattttcaaaaagctatttatttattagccTATAATCCCATTGTAACAAGCCCATACCACACACCACAATTTCCTCTTTAACAAAAGTCTCAGCATTTTTGGTGGTTATTAAAAAGAGTTCCCATCAATATCGAGAATATTTGGAATAGCCCGCATATTTTCTAACAATCCCTGGCCCACTTTTCTCCTTGTGTAAGGCGTTCTTGAGCTTATTCTGGAggatcagcagcagcaggagagGAATACCAGCCGCTGGCCAGCCGTCCAGTTGATTGCGCCTTCATTATTATGCCAAACTGTGCGCCGGCATTCGTTGAATTTGGCTTTTGCAATTTGCTCTCGATGCCGGCCGGCCGTTTGCCTCCTTTCAGGCCTTAAAACCCCGATACCCAAACTCCTTCCCGTTTTGGGGGCATTAAAAATGAGCTCGACGTAACAGGTGGATGCCGATGCCGATGTGCCGACGATGCTCGACGTGATTTTCGCCAAATCGTTTAGATTATTTCGAGATTGCTTGCGCCAGTCGCTTCGAAGTTCGAACCGCCAACTGACTTGGCACTCCTTCACTTCACTTCACTTCAGTCCGCACCTTGCATTTGAACTTGaaacatttcattttttctgtttttagcTGGGGGCATCCACCATCCACAGCCACAGCATCCAGTTCTTCGGCCCGATCGATTAGTGGCATTCTATTGCGTTCAATTTTCCATGTGCAACATTGAAGCGATCGTCGAGAGCGCTGCCATCGCCGCTGGCACAATAAACACGCGATTTATTTCATGCCAGGCATTCAAGTGCCGCCTCAGTCGGTCAAAGCCAAGGAGGagcccaatcccaatcccgatcCGATCCTGCTCTGGACTCACCTGGACCGACTTGCCTTGGCTCGGCCTGTGGTATGTGATAATGGGATGATGGTATGATGATGCATGCCCAGCATACACAACAACAGCGAGGGGCCAAAACGAGGGAGGGACGAGGGGTGTAGGTTGAACCCTAAGTTTTGGGTGCCGAAGAGGGAATGCTCTTGAAGGTTTCGATTGGGATTTCCcaggaaattttaaattttcactACATATTTGTAGTAAAAGATTATTTTTATTGAGGAAGTACTATGTGATATTATCGGATGTTTAACGATTAACGTTGTCCATACCACTTTAGttattaaaataatgattCCAAGCATACACcttaattcttaaatctttttaaaactttttttttagctttaaACGATctgtattaatttaaatttaaaatagtcattttaatttaaaaaaaaattccattAACTTATATATGGTTTTCTTATTAACAgtttaaagaatattaaaaatatctaGAAAAGCTGGTGCATAAGAAAATGTGGGCCAAAAAGAATACTTTTATACAGaacctaaaaaaatattttaatattgattgCCAAATGTATTGGCTATATTTTTGATCCAGTTAGCCAACACCTTCACCTTTAAGCCAACATAGTCTGCCTATATATAGGGTACCCACAACAGTAATAATAGCTGCCCACTATtcgatttttgtatttttttgcgGACTTTAACTAGCGACCAAGGTTAGTCGCAGGCTGGCTGGCAAGTTGCTGCAACTATCGTTCGTAGGGGGCTTACTCTGGCGCATTTTAGCCGGTAATTGCTTGTGATGTATGATTTTGAGTTCTAGTTTTCCTGGCCTGGGAATATTTCTGAGCCGGCCCCGGCTTTTGTTGTCCGCCTGATTGCTGGCGATGCCTATATATGCGGGTGATGTATGTTATATAGCCGCGGCCACAGGTATAAGCTATAGCCATAGATATTGATTTGACAGGCTCTTCGCTGGATGGCTGGATGATGAGGCCGATGATGATGGGAGAGCACCGACTGTCACACTTTCTAAGCCGAGGAGGGCACTTTCACCCAATTAGAGTGCGATATGAGCACGGGGCCTGCAAGTATGCAAAGTATGCACCACCGTCCCTTTTCCCAGCGATGACAATCTTTTGTTTTCACTTCTGCAGAAACAAAAGCCATAAAGGATAAATTGTGAGCTGGTAGCCGCGCATTGAACTCTTGGCTTCGACAAGTGCACAGCAGGGGCTCCAGAAAGATCACCGAGATATCCTACGCCCAAGAGAAAAAAACAGCCCAGAAAAATATACGATCCCCCGAAAGCCTGcaattttgttttcattgTGAGCTAAATGGAGTTGACCAAGGCGATCGTATCGCCTTATTGTTTGCCTTAACAATTGGGCCAAGTTTTCGGGCTTCTATCGTACTACACATGATTGATCGAGGGAGCCGGGGGATCGGCGGGAGAATTCGAAAAAAAAGCCAAAAATATTCTTTACATGAAGACAATTTCTCCCCCACCACGTGCTGTTTTTCATTGTGCTTTTCATGCCATTTCGATACGGGCCTCATTTTTCTTGCCACAATTAAGAAGAAAGTTGGCAGCAATTAGAAAACGCACATCGATCAAAATCGCCTCCCGACAACGAACGTCATGTTCGAGTGCcgtgttttgtttgtttgtccaAAACGGCATTTCAACCTGCAGACAAGTGAGTGTGGTGCTGGTGCTTTCGAGCCCGGATAAAATTTGAGGTCCCAAAGAGCCATTAGACATATCTTTCGCCCATTGTAATATTAGAATGTAATTTTTCCAAAATATCTTTGGATTTATTTGGACTTTGAGTGGGTCAAATGAGAGGTCTCAATAAAAACTCAAGATAACTACATTTCTggagcaaaataaataaattgttattaatttgaatgATTTCAATGTAAGAGTTCTAcaggcaaacaaaaaatatttcacataAGCCGGGATATATTCTTCAAGAGAGCACCAGCTGAACTTCATTCAAAATTCTATCAAATTATATATCACTTTCCAGCGACAACAAAACTCCTTTTCCATGTCGCGCGTGTTCAACAGGGATGAAATCCCCCGGGACAGGAGTATGGTCCAGGAGCTCAGAAGCGAAATTACCCGCCATTCGGCGGAGATCAGCTTCAACTTCTGGCAGGAGTTCGAACACATCCGGTCCACCCAGCAGAATCGCATGGTGCAGGAGCGTTTGCAGCGCGAAAGGATCAGCACCTTGATGCGGGATGGTCAGCAGGAGGCCAACCAGGAGGCGGAGGCCCTGAGCCGATCGATCAGTGCCCATGGAATGACGGTAAACTCGACCCACTTGCCATCACCTTCGGCGGCAGCAGTTCCAACTGCATCCTTGCTGAAGAACACTTTGGCCCAAGGAGTCAAAAATAAGCCGAATCGCCCAAGTACCGCTGTCAAACGGAAACCCCAAAAGCAAAAATTCCAGGTTGCCAAGACCAACAAGTCAAAGCCAAGGCCCAAAAACGAAGATCAATCCACCTTGCCATCGCCAGCCCCTTCGAATATTCCAAGGGCACCGCCCACCTCCAGAGCCACCATGATAACCCCTAATATCTCCAACGGGGCGACCCCCAACATTTCCAAGCTTCGATTGGCCAACAAGCCCAAGAAGTAACGATTTTATTCAACCaactaaattttatttttgacagCAAGAGTGCATGTTTTACTAGTCCTAGAAAAGTTAaaggaattaaaaaaataaacaagagaaattaaaatattttatgtttttaaagaGGTTTAATAGTGTGCAGAAAAAATCTAAATTCCTTATTTACAATATaggtttaaatatattataaataaaatatataataactaCCATATTTTTCTAGGtctacatttttttgtttccaATTTTACATATCGCTACTTCAGagctcttttttatttattaatatagattgtatattatttttcccctGAATCTTCGTTGATATCTTCTTCACGCAATCTGCGTCCCGCATAAACCCATTTCCACAAATCCAATCCCCTGACGAATGCCACCCGGTGTGCACTTTGCACTACAAATTCCAGCTAAAATACATAACGAAACCAAAACAGAGTTAACAACAAAGACGGCGACGAGGCAGAGACTTGCAAATTAATTAACGGTACACGGGCCTCGAGAAGGAGGAGATCCGAAAATCAGAAAATCAGAAAACACGCACCCCAGACACCTGAGTAATCAGCATTATGTGGGCATGGCCATCGATGGAGGTGCTGGTGGTACTCGAACTTCTCGATAAATCACGGATAAAAAACAATCAACGCAAATGTAACGTTATTCatcacaggtggtaaatttTTCAAACCGAAACTGACAACAAACGCGCGCCGAGCTCGAAAATAAAACTCATACCCCGGCGTTGTTCGCGTTTCTGGTTTCAGTTTCTGTTCTCAGATTTCCGATACTCAGATTTGAACGATTTCTGGGTCAGAATAATTAATAAGAGCGGCTCTTTTTTGGCGCATGACTGGGCCATAACAAAGATGTGGCAACACATAAAGAAAACAGATCAATTTTGGATAGGTATTACTCATTGAAGATTCCTGAAAAATGTCTCATTAAGAAATggaataaaaatgtattaaattgataaattaccaaaaaaaatattaaattttcctaTACTTCAGATTTTTTCTGTATTGGtcattacaaaaatattttgaaaaaaattccGCGCGGAGATTTCGCCCGTTTTGTCGTCGCTTTGGCGCATGCGCACCAATAATCAATCAAAACGTCTTAAACAAATCACTCGGGCCGCATGTGCAACTACCAAAAAATCAACAGAG from Drosophila subpulchrella strain 33 F10 #4 breed RU33 chromosome 2L, RU_Dsub_v1.1 Primary Assembly, whole genome shotgun sequence includes:
- the LOC119547780 gene encoding uncharacterized protein LOC119547780, producing MSRVFNRDEIPRDRSMVQELRSEITRHSAEISFNFWQEFEHIRSTQQNRMVQERLQRERISTLMRDGQQEANQEAEALSRSISAHGMTVNSTHLPSPSAAAVPTASLLKNTLAQGVKNKPNRPSTAVKRKPQKQKFQVAKTNKSKPRPKNEDQSTLPSPAPSNIPRAPPTSRATMITPNISNGATPNISKLRLANKPKK